In Populus trichocarpa isolate Nisqually-1 chromosome 7, P.trichocarpa_v4.1, whole genome shotgun sequence, the following proteins share a genomic window:
- the LOC7485048 gene encoding endo-1,3;1,4-beta-D-glucanase: MSSPQCFENPPKLTPDYGAGTVQELGGLKTYVTGASDSKLAILLIADAFGYEAPNLRKLADKVAAAGFFVVVPDFFYGDPIDLSRPGFDIEAWKKLHNTDKGHENAKLVIATLKSKGVNSIGAAGFCWGGNVAVKLASSNDIQAAVILHPGPLTIDEIREVKIPIAVLGAEIDHYSPPEQLKEFGEILSAKSQLASLLKIFPGVSHGWTVRYNVEDEPAVKSAEEAHRDMLHWFTKFVK, encoded by the exons ATGTCAAGTCCTCAGTGTTTTGAGAACCCACCGAAACTGACTCCAGATTATGGCGCAGGGACAGTCCAAGAACTTGGTGGCCTTAAAACCTATGTTACTGGTGCTTCAGATTCCAAGCTAGCCATCCTTCTCATTGCCGATGCTTTTG GTTATGAAGCTCCGAATTTGAG GAAGCTTGCAGACAAAGTTGCAGCTGCTGGATTCTTCGTAGTagttcctgattttttttatggtgatccGATTGATCTAAGCAGGCCTGGCTTTGATATAGAGGCATGGAAAAAACTCCATAACACG GACAAAGGACATGAAAATGCAAAATTGGTAATTGCCACTCTAAAAAGTAAGGGTGTGAATTCCATTGGCGCGGCAGGTTTTTGCTGGGGAG GGAACGTGGCAGTGAAATTAGCCAGTTCTAATGATATTCAAGCTGCAGTTATATTGCATCCTGGTCCACTTACCATTGATGAAATTAGAG AGGTAAAGATTCCAATTGCTGTTCTTGGAGCTGAAATTGACCATTATTCTCCGCCAGAACAATTGAAGGAATTTGGAGAAATTTTATCCGCAAAATCTCAG CTTGCTAGCCTTTTGAAAATATTCCCTGGTGTCAGTCATGGATGGACAGTTCGTTACAATGTCGAGGATGAACCGGCTGTTAAGAGTGCTGAAGAAGCTCACCGCGACATGTTACACTGGTTTACCAAGTTTGTCAAGTGA